In Maridesulfovibrio sp., the genomic stretch TCGGCCACATGCTGCCGTGCGTCGGCGAAAGCCAGACGCATGGCTTCGATGAGATGATGCATGCGTTCCGGTGAATCAGGGCTGCCAAGTCCGGAAACATTGATGTCGGCCAGGGTGTTCAGCGCCAGCAAAGCCGCCATACCCTGTCCGTTAGGCGGACATTCGTGAATCTCATAGCCACGGTAATTCACGCAGATGGATTCCTGAAACAGACTGCTATGATCAGCCATATCTCTTTCAGAAAGAAATCCGCCATTTTCACGGACGACTCTGACAATCTTTTCTGCAGCATCTCCCTCATAGAAAAGTTTTTTCGCTTCATGAGGAGAACAGTCCGCCAGCCGGGCTAAGAGCTGGCCAAGGTTGCGGTTGAGCATTATTTCGCCGCAGCGTGGTGCTTTCCCGTTAATCAGCAGCTGGTCTCCGCCGGGACTCGTTCTTAGTATCTCGGCGTCTTCCGCCCACAGTTGCGCTGTAACCGGACTGACCGGGAATCCTTGCATAGCGTAGCGTATGGCTGGACTTAGGATCTCGGAGAGAGACATGCTTCCGTGTTGCTCAATAAGATCTGCCCACAGTCCCAGTGCGCCGGGAACATTAACAGTCATGGCATGACGCAGGGGCAATTCACTGCCGATTCCCATTTTAGTCACTTTTTCAAGTGTAATTGCTTGCGCAGATTTACCGGAACCGTTCAGCGCAGATACTTTTTTTTCTTTGGCTTTATAAAATAATGCAAAAGCATCCCCGCCAAGCCCTGTGCTGCACGGTTCAAGTACAGAAAGAGCCGCAGCTACCGCAATGGCTGCGTCTGCAGCATTACCGCCGGCGCGAAGAATCTCCAGCCCGGCTTCTGTGGCCAGAGGTTGGCTTGATGCTACCATTCCTTTGGTGGCGTAAACCGGGGATCGACGTGCATTGAAAGTGAATTTAGGGTGGATATGGTTGAAAATCTCAAAAGGATGCATGTTGCGGCTCCGGATGTAGTATTAATAATTTGCGTTATGGTAGTGGAAGTAGCAGGTAAAAGGCAATACTCATGATGAAAAGAGTTTGTATTATTGCGTGTTGAGAGAGGCTTGGGCTTGATTTGTGTCAGAATAGTCACATTTGCTTTTAACTGGGTTTTATTGATAACATGTGAAAATGGTTACAAGGTTATTTATTCTAAT encodes the following:
- a CDS encoding gamma-glutamyltransferase family protein; this translates as MHPFEIFNHIHPKFTFNARRSPVYATKGMVASSQPLATEAGLEILRAGGNAADAAIAVAAALSVLEPCSTGLGGDAFALFYKAKEKKVSALNGSGKSAQAITLEKVTKMGIGSELPLRHAMTVNVPGALGLWADLIEQHGSMSLSEILSPAIRYAMQGFPVSPVTAQLWAEDAEILRTSPGGDQLLINGKAPRCGEIMLNRNLGQLLARLADCSPHEAKKLFYEGDAAEKIVRVVRENGGFLSERDMADHSSLFQESICVNYRGYEIHECPPNGQGMAALLALNTLADINVSGLGSPDSPERMHHLIEAMRLAFADARQHVADPEKYSVPLSKLLSPSYGARRAALILPDRAMLEITNGVPVNSSDTVYFCVVDKDGNGCSMVNSVYLGFGTGIVPEGLGFSLQNRGHNFSLNPEHPNVLAGGKRSYHTIIPGICLRADKSLHSTFGVMGGFMQPQGHMQIISAMLDDGVDPQEALNRLRFCIEPDETGGKIRLEEGMPMETVERLFDMGHALEMCGGYERSVFGRGQIIVRDPGTGVLCAGCDPRSDGYAGGLC